A region of Aquarana catesbeiana isolate 2022-GZ linkage group LG08, ASM4218655v1, whole genome shotgun sequence DNA encodes the following proteins:
- the LOC141105340 gene encoding uncharacterized protein isoform X2 yields the protein MSCDMMPSIPALRKGDKYHVFISYSTGDSIWVSGLIHKLEDAFPDLKICFHERDFVPGKTIIDNMVECIQSSQKTVMVLSPDFVRSRWCLFEANLSMFQDCMLQKAIVPIMLKPCQIPLHLSHLTYLEADDEQFFDKLIHVLLSNNSQLSHSTLIHYQPSFLYTGKCLITLPSLNEKGESWQPGVFASDSVPDSLRAVLDDARIYKEAIDIINDISPSNSLLRSQVCQLVLLLLLVCPISFLIGLYVIPYLITSKNIDPFDILPFLPIAMAVVLLMPTLCFKVCYWKVRQTKLVTRKMVMKTGKANLILSKHSVLAGCSSREQLHFVYVSLCQCMETFYLTFGYGSTLATNMWEKAILTCSSDYACCLARKHFPFNCKDSPGHIEDGICFCQYVSTQQYMEK from the coding sequence ATGAGCTGTGACATGATGCCTTCCATTCCTGCTCTGAGAAAGGGTGATAAGTACCATGTCTTTATCAGCTACAGCACTGGGGATTCTATCTGGGTGTCTGGACTTATTCATAAACTGGAGGATGCATTTCCTGACCTGAAGATCTGTTTTCATGAAAGAGACTTTGTCCCAGGGAAAACTATTATAGATAATATGGTTGAGTGTATCCAGAGCAGCCAAAAGACTGTGATGGTGCTGAGTCCAGACTTTGTACGCAGCCGCTGGTGTTTGTTTGAAGCCAACCTGTCTATGTTCCAGGACTGCATGCTGCAAAAAGCCATTGTTCCTATTATGCTGAAGCCATGTCAAATACCTCTTCACCTAAGCCATTTAACTTACCTAGAAGCTGATGATGAGCAATTCTTTGATAAACTTATCCACGTTCTTCTGAGCAATAATAGCCAGCTGTCTCATTCTACTTTAATCCATTATCAGCCATCATTCTTGTACACTGGGAAGTGCCTGATTACCTTGCCGTCTCTCAATGAGAAAGGGGAAAGTTGGCAACCTGGGGTCTTTGCTTCTGATTCTGTCCCTGATTCACTTAGGGCAGTTTTGGATGACGCTAGAATTTATAAGGAAGCTATTGATATTATTAATGATATTTCTCCTTCAAATTCTTTGTTACGTTCTCAAGTCTGCCAATTAGTGTTGCTTCTTTTATTAGTTTGTCCAATATCTTTTCTTATAGGCCTTTATGTGATCCCTTATCTAATTACATCAAAAAATATTGATCCCTTTGATATATTACCATTTTTGCCCATCGCAATGGCTGTTGTGTTGCTGATGCCAACTTTGTGTTTTAAAGTTTGTTACTGGAAAGTCAGACAGACTAAGCTAGTGACCAGAAAAATGGTGATGAAGACTGGCAAGGCAAACCTTATCTTAAGTAAACATTCTGTTCTTGCAGGTTGCTCATCCAGAGAGCAGTTGCACTTTGTCTACGTATCTTTGTGTCAGTGCATGGAGACATTTTACCTTACATTTGGTTACGGTAGTACATTGGCCACAAACATGTGGGAGAAGGCCATCCTCACTTGTTCCTCCGATTATGCTTGCTGCTTAGCCAGGAAACATTTCCCCTTCAACTGCAAAGATTCTCCTGGACATATAGAAGATGGGATCTGCTTCTGCCAGTATGTATCCACCCAGCAATATATGGAAAAATGA
- the LOC141105340 gene encoding uncharacterized protein isoform X1: MASQPSTSEERQYVCTYKQDNLTSTCEKPPERRLKYSNQNMSCDMMPSIPALRKGDKYHVFISYSTGDSIWVSGLIHKLEDAFPDLKICFHERDFVPGKTIIDNMVECIQSSQKTVMVLSPDFVRSRWCLFEANLSMFQDCMLQKAIVPIMLKPCQIPLHLSHLTYLEADDEQFFDKLIHVLLSNNSQLSHSTLIHYQPSFLYTGKCLITLPSLNEKGESWQPGVFASDSVPDSLRAVLDDARIYKEAIDIINDISPSNSLLRSQVCQLVLLLLLVCPISFLIGLYVIPYLITSKNIDPFDILPFLPIAMAVVLLMPTLCFKVCYWKVRQTKLVTRKMVMKTGKANLILSKHSVLAGCSSREQLHFVYVSLCQCMETFYLTFGYGSTLATNMWEKAILTCSSDYACCLARKHFPFNCKDSPGHIEDGICFCQYVSTQQYMEK, from the coding sequence TTTGCACATACAAACAAGACAACCTCACTAGCACCTGTGAAAAGCCACCTGAAAGAAGACTAAAGTACAGCAACCAAAATATGAGCTGTGACATGATGCCTTCCATTCCTGCTCTGAGAAAGGGTGATAAGTACCATGTCTTTATCAGCTACAGCACTGGGGATTCTATCTGGGTGTCTGGACTTATTCATAAACTGGAGGATGCATTTCCTGACCTGAAGATCTGTTTTCATGAAAGAGACTTTGTCCCAGGGAAAACTATTATAGATAATATGGTTGAGTGTATCCAGAGCAGCCAAAAGACTGTGATGGTGCTGAGTCCAGACTTTGTACGCAGCCGCTGGTGTTTGTTTGAAGCCAACCTGTCTATGTTCCAGGACTGCATGCTGCAAAAAGCCATTGTTCCTATTATGCTGAAGCCATGTCAAATACCTCTTCACCTAAGCCATTTAACTTACCTAGAAGCTGATGATGAGCAATTCTTTGATAAACTTATCCACGTTCTTCTGAGCAATAATAGCCAGCTGTCTCATTCTACTTTAATCCATTATCAGCCATCATTCTTGTACACTGGGAAGTGCCTGATTACCTTGCCGTCTCTCAATGAGAAAGGGGAAAGTTGGCAACCTGGGGTCTTTGCTTCTGATTCTGTCCCTGATTCACTTAGGGCAGTTTTGGATGACGCTAGAATTTATAAGGAAGCTATTGATATTATTAATGATATTTCTCCTTCAAATTCTTTGTTACGTTCTCAAGTCTGCCAATTAGTGTTGCTTCTTTTATTAGTTTGTCCAATATCTTTTCTTATAGGCCTTTATGTGATCCCTTATCTAATTACATCAAAAAATATTGATCCCTTTGATATATTACCATTTTTGCCCATCGCAATGGCTGTTGTGTTGCTGATGCCAACTTTGTGTTTTAAAGTTTGTTACTGGAAAGTCAGACAGACTAAGCTAGTGACCAGAAAAATGGTGATGAAGACTGGCAAGGCAAACCTTATCTTAAGTAAACATTCTGTTCTTGCAGGTTGCTCATCCAGAGAGCAGTTGCACTTTGTCTACGTATCTTTGTGTCAGTGCATGGAGACATTTTACCTTACATTTGGTTACGGTAGTACATTGGCCACAAACATGTGGGAGAAGGCCATCCTCACTTGTTCCTCCGATTATGCTTGCTGCTTAGCCAGGAAACATTTCCCCTTCAACTGCAAAGATTCTCCTGGACATATAGAAGATGGGATCTGCTTCTGCCAGTATGTATCCACCCAGCAATATATGGAAAAATGA